The Rissa tridactyla isolate bRisTri1 chromosome 16, bRisTri1.patW.cur.20221130, whole genome shotgun sequence genome includes a window with the following:
- the DHRS3 gene encoding short-chain dehydrogenase/reductase 3 isoform X3 codes for MNQIILWGRTEKCLKETTEEIRMMGTECHYFICDVGNREEVYRQAKAVREKVGDITILVNNAAVVHGKSLMDSDDDALLKSQHINTLGQFWTTKAFLPRMLELQNGHIVCLNSVLALSAIPGAIDYCTSKASSFAFMESLTLGLLDCPGVNATTVLPFHTSTEMFQGMRIRFPNLFPPLKPETVARRTVEAVQMNQAFLLLPWTMHVLVILKSILPQAALEEIHKFSGSYTCMNTFKGRT; via the exons ATCATCCTGTGGGGTCGAACTGAGAAATGCCTGAAGGAGACCACAGAGGAAATCAGGATGATGGGGACAGAATGCCATTATTTCATTTGTGATGTAGGAAATCGAGAGGAGGTCTATCGGCAAGCCAAAGCTGTGCGGGAAAAG GTGGGTGATATCACTATCCTGGTGAACAATGCTGCTGTGGTCCATGGTAAGAGCCTGATGGACAGCGATGATGATGCACTGCTCAAATCACAACATATAAACACTCTGGGACAGTTCTGG ACCACCAAAGCATTCCTGCCAAGGATGCTGGAGTTGCAGAATGGACACATTGTTTGCCTGAACTCTGTCCTGGCCTTGTCAGCCATCCCTGGTGCCATTGACTACTGCACCTCCAAAGCCTCGTCCTTTGCCTTTATGGAGAGCCTGACCTTGGGGCTGCTGGACTGTCCCGGAGTGAATGCCACAACAGTCCTGCCCTTCCACACGAGCACAGAGATGTTTCAGGGCATGAGAATCAG GTTCCCtaatctttttcctcctctcaagCCAGAGACAGTGGCTAGGAGGACAGTAGAAGCCGTTCAGATGAATCAAGCCTTCCTGCTCCTTCCATGGACAATGCATGTTCTTGTCATCCTAAAAAG CATTCTCCCTCAGGCAGCACTTGAAGAAATCCACAAGTTTTCTGGGAGCTACACCTGCATGAACACTTTTAAAGGACGAACATAG
- the DHRS3 gene encoding short-chain dehydrogenase/reductase 3 isoform X2 — protein sequence MMGTECHYFICDVGNREEVYRQAKAVREKVGDITILVNNAAVVHGKSLMDSDDDALLKSQHINTLGQFWTTKAFLPRMLELQNGHIVCLNSVLALSAIPGAIDYCTSKASSFAFMESLTLGLLDCPGVNATTVLPFHTSTEMFQGMRIRFPNLFPPLKPETVARRTVEAVQMNQAFLLLPWTMHVLVILKSILPQAALEEIHKFSGSYTCMNTFKGRT from the exons ATGATGGGGACAGAATGCCATTATTTCATTTGTGATGTAGGAAATCGAGAGGAGGTCTATCGGCAAGCCAAAGCTGTGCGGGAAAAG GTGGGTGATATCACTATCCTGGTGAACAATGCTGCTGTGGTCCATGGTAAGAGCCTGATGGACAGCGATGATGATGCACTGCTCAAATCACAACATATAAACACTCTGGGACAGTTCTGG ACCACCAAAGCATTCCTGCCAAGGATGCTGGAGTTGCAGAATGGACACATTGTTTGCCTGAACTCTGTCCTGGCCTTGTCAGCCATCCCTGGTGCCATTGACTACTGCACCTCCAAAGCCTCGTCCTTTGCCTTTATGGAGAGCCTGACCTTGGGGCTGCTGGACTGTCCCGGAGTGAATGCCACAACAGTCCTGCCCTTCCACACGAGCACAGAGATGTTTCAGGGCATGAGAATCAG GTTCCCtaatctttttcctcctctcaagCCAGAGACAGTGGCTAGGAGGACAGTAGAAGCCGTTCAGATGAATCAAGCCTTCCTGCTCCTTCCATGGACAATGCATGTTCTTGTCATCCTAAAAAG CATTCTCCCTCAGGCAGCACTTGAAGAAATCCACAAGTTTTCTGGGAGCTACACCTGCATGAACACTTTTAAAGGACGAACATAG